The Cheilinus undulatus linkage group 2, ASM1832078v1, whole genome shotgun sequence genome has a window encoding:
- the LOC121519029 gene encoding zinc finger protein OZF-like, with the protein MFTKRTKAMFSTDSLRGFVLERLTAAAEDIFVVFQRTIVEYEEEIDRQRRLLDNAGIKAHETFSDVLQKHDGEDEEVSAGQKLCDQERNFNSQDQEEPEPPQIKEEQEELFSSLEVEQLIVKQETETFMWTPTHEDSDLSEPKQHHLSYNFHVAENQYPQENEHGDSIGKSEPTLMKKLYKINYLNTETSKVDCNPHQSENSFECDTCGEILKNKSELQIHQSVHGGKKTHSCKICGKMFSHKSDLTKHTRSHTGERPFSCSVCGKSFSFNHVLRDHMRTHTGERPYSCSVCGKSFSRMSHLKNHDKIHTCDKPFTCEICGKMFRVRGELKDHMRTHTGEKPFTCEVCERSFTYRSVLTAHMRRAHTGERPYLCKTCGKSFFESSNLSRHMKSHAVQTSSHVHAEEVEMIQFKL; encoded by the exons TGTCCTCGAGCGgctaactgctgctgctgaagacatttttgtagttttccaGAGAACTATCGTCGAGTACGAGGAGGAGATCGATCGCCAGCGAAGACTGCTGGATAACGCTGGGATAAAGGCTCATGAAACCTTTTCGG ATGTCCTACAGAAACATGACGGTGAAGATGAGGAGGTTTCGGCTGGCCAGAAGCTCTGTGACCAGGAGAGGAACTTCAATAGTCAGGACCAAGAGGAGccagagcctccacagattaaagaggaacaggaggaactCTTCAGTAGTCTGGAGGTAGAGCAGCTCATAGTGAAGCAGGAGACTGAGACATTCATGTGGACTCCTACTCACGAAGACAGTGACCTAAGTGAACCTAAACAACACCACCTCTCTTACAATTTCCATGTTGCTGAGAATCAGTATCCTCAAGAAAACGAGCATGGAGACTCAATTGGAAAATCAGAACCAACACTAATGAAaaaactttacaaaataaattatcTCAACACGGAAACATCCAAGGTTGATTGTAATCCTCACCAAAGTGAAAATTCTTTTGAATGTGACACATGTGGAGAAATTTTAAAGAACAAGTCAGAGTTACAGATACATCAGAGTGTCCATGGTGGAAAGAAGACACATTCATGCAAGATTTGTGGGAAAATGTTCAGTCACAAGTCAGATTTGACTAAACATACAAGATCCCATACAGGTGAGAGGCCATTCTCATGCAGTGTTTGTGGAAAAAGTTTCAGCTTTAACCATGTATTGAGGGAccacatgagaacacacaccGGTGAGAGGCCTTACTCCTGCAGCGTGTGTGGAAAAAGTTTCTCTCGGATGTCACACTTGAAAAACCATGATAAAATCCATACATGTGACAAGCCGTTCACCTGCGAAATATGTGGTAAAATGTTCAGAGTAAGAGGTGAATTGAAGGACCATATGAGGACTCACACAGGTGAAAAACCGTTTACATGTGAAGTATGTGAACGGTCTTTCACTTATCGTAGTGTCTTAACTGCTCACATGAGAAGAGCTCACACAGGGGAGAGGCCCTACCTTTGTAAGACCTGTGGGAAaagcttctttgaatcatctaATCTTTCACGACACATGAAATCACATGCAGTGCAGACAAGTAGCCATGTACATGCAGAGGAGGTGGAGATGATTCAGTTTAAATTATAG